In the Pithys albifrons albifrons isolate INPA30051 chromosome 3, PitAlb_v1, whole genome shotgun sequence genome, one interval contains:
- the TMTC3 gene encoding protein O-mannosyl-transferase TMTC3 — protein MADVSLKEAALIVGVVAACYWNSLFCGFVFDDVSAILDNKDLHPSTPLKNLFQNDFWGTPMSEERSHKSYRPLTVLTFRLNYLFSELNAVSYHFLNLVFHVVVCIVFLKVCKLFLDNRSSVVASLLFAVHPIHTEAVTGVVGRAELLSSIFFLAAFLSYTKSKGPDNTIVWTPIAVTVFLVAVATLCKEQGITVVGICCVYEVFIAQGYTLPMLLDTAVQILRGKGSIPFSMLQTLLKLIVLMFSTLLLVVVRVQVIQSQLPVFTRFDNPAAVSPSPARQLTFNYLLPVNAWLLLNPSELCCDWTMGTIPLVESLLDVRNVATLTFFCFLGALIVFSLRHPGDSSKTVLMALCLIVLPFIPASNLFFPVGFVVAERVLYVPSMGFCILVAHGWKKLSNKSVLRKISWVCLAAVLFTHALKTLHRNWDWESEYTLFMSALKVNKNNAKLWNNVGHALENEKNFERALQFFIQATQVQPDDIGAHMNVGRTYKNLNKTKEAEESYMIAKSLMPQIIPGKKYAARVAPNHLNVYINLANLIRANESRLEEADQLYRQAISMRPDFKQAYISRGELLLKMNKPLKAKEAYLRALELDRTNADLWYNLAIVYIELKDPTEALKNFNRALELNPAHKLALFNSALLMQESGDARLRPEAKQRLLHYVKEEPQDANGYFNLGMLAMDDKKDMEAEAWMKKAIRLQPNFRSALFNLALLYSQTSKELMALPVLEDLLRYYPDHTKGLILKGDILMNQKKDIVGAKMCFEKILELDPNNVQGKHNLCVVYFEERDLIKAEKCLVETLALAPHEEYIQRHLNIVRSKIASLGAVEQSSLPSEGTVAAEEKKNSFQNLKEIKSEKKTTRSTVDNNKEHSKNKKLTEKKSVNKETPKKSTKEIKDIEKKRVAALKRLEEIERILNGE, from the exons ATGGCTGATGTAAGCCTGAAGGAAGCAGCACTAATAGTTGGTGTGGTGGCAGCCTGCTACTGGAACAGTCTCTTTTGTGGCTTTGTTTTTGATGATGTTTCAGCAATTTTGGACAATAAAGATTTGCATCCTTCTACTCCAttgaaaaatctgtttcagaatGACTTCTGGGGCACTCCCATGTCTGAG gaGAGGAGTCACAAATCTTACCGTCCCCTTACAGTTCTTACGTTTCGCTTAAACTACTTATTCAGCGAATTAAATGCAGTTTCTTACCACTTTCTAAATCTCGTCTTTCATGTGGTGGTTTGCATTGTCTTCCTCAAAGTCTGTAAGCTCTTTCTAGACAACAGGAGCAGCGTAGTTGCATCCTTGCTCTTTGCAGTTCACCCAATACATACTGAGGCG GTAACTGGAGttgtgggcagagcagagcttttatcatctatttttttcctagctgCTTTTTTGTCTTATACAAAATCTAAAGGGCCAGATAATACCATAG TGTGGACTCCAATTGCAGTGACTGTGTTTCTAGTAGCTGTTGCAACACTGTGTAAAGAACAAGGAATAACAGTGGTGGGGATATGCTGTGTGTATGAAGTATTTATTGCTCAAGGG TACACCTTGCCGATGTTGCTGGACACAGCTGTACAGATTCTTCGAGGGAAGGGCAGTATCCCTTTCTCAATGCTCCAGACACTCTTGAAGCTCATAGTGCTAATGTTCAGTACACTGCTGCTTGTAGTTGTCAGAGTCCAGGTTATCCAGTCTCAACTTCCAGTGTTTACAAG GTTTGATAACCCAGCTGCTGTTAGTCCATCCCCAGCAAGACAGCTGACTTTCAACTACCTCCTCCCTGTAAATGCTTGGCTTCTTCTCAACCCCTCAGAACTATGCTGTGATTGGACAATGGGAACTATTCCTCTCGTGGAGTCTCTGTTAGATGTTAGAAATGTTGCCACCCTTaccttcttttgctttctgggaGCTTTGATTGTCTTCAGTCTGCGACATCCTGGTGATTCCTCCAAGACGGTATTGATG GCACTCTGCTTAATAGTACTACCGTTCATTCCTGCATCAAAcctgttttttcctgttggaTTCGTAGTAGCCGAACGAGTGTTGTATGTTCCTAGCATGGGATTCTGCATTTTAGTAGCACATGGATGGAAGAAATTATCGAATAAAAG tGTGCTGAGAAAAATTTCATGGGTTTGTTTGGCTGCAGTACTATTCACTCATGCCTTAAAAACACTGCATAGAAACTGGGACTGGGAGTCGGAGTACACATTATTTATGTCAGCTTTAAAG gtGAATAAGAATAATGCAAAACTATGGAACAATGTGGGGCATGcattagaaaatgaaaagaacttTGAAAGAGCCTTGCAGTTTTTCATACAGGCCACACAAGTGCAACCAG ATGATATTGGTGCCCACATGAATGTAGGAAGAACTTACAAGAACCTAAACAAAACTAAAGAAGCTGAAGAATCATATATGATTGCTAAATCATTGATGCCACAG ATTATTCCAGGTAAAAAGTATGCAGCAAGAGTTGCTCCTAACCATCTGAATGTTTATATCAATCTCGCAAACTTAATTCGAGCAAACGAATCTCGCCTTGAAGAAGCAGATCAATTATATCGACAAGCAATTAGTATGCGGCCGGATTTCAAGCAGGCTTACATCAGCAG GGGggaattacttttaaaaatgaacaaacctCTGAAAGCTAAGGAAGCTTACCTTAGAGCTCTAGAACTAGACAGAACCAATGCAGACCTATGGTACAACTTGGCAATTGTCTACATTGAACTGAAAGATCCAACAGAAGCCCTGAAGAATTTCAACCGAGCACTAGAACTCAACCCAGCACATAAACTGGCATTATTCAACTCAGCACTGCTAATGCAGGAATCTG GTGATGCTCGTCTTAGACCTGAAGCTAAACAAAGACTGTTACATTACGTGAAAGAAGAACCACAGGATGCAAATGGATACTTCAATTTGGGTATGCTGGCAATGGATGACAAAAAAGATATGGAAGCAGAGGCATGGATGAAGAAAGCCATAAGGTTACAGCCAAACTTCCGAAGTGCTTTGTTCAATTTGGCACTGCTTTATTCTCAGACATCAAAAGAATTGATGGCTTTGCCCGTCCTGGAAGACCTACTGAGATACTACCCTGATCATACGAAAGGTCTGATTTTGAAAGGAGATATCCTTATGAACCAAAAGAAGGATATCGTTGGagcaaaaatgtgttttgaaaaaaTTTTGGAATTGGATCCCAACAATGTACAAGGAAAACATAATCTTTGTGTGGTTTACTTTGAAGAACGAGActtaataaaagcagaaaaatgtttgGTTGAAACACTAGCACTGGCACCTCATGAAGAGTATATTCAGCGTCATCTAAACATAGTTAGAAGTAAAATTGCATCACTTGGTGCTGTGGAACAGTCATCACTTCCATCAGAGGGGACTGtagctgcagaagaaaaaaaaaattcatttcagaatttgaaagaaataaaaagtgagaAGAAAACTACTCGATCAACAGTCGATAACAATAAAGAACACTCAAAAAATAAGAAActaacagagaaaaagagtGTGAACAAAGAAACTcccaaaaaatccacaaaagaaatcaaagacATTGAGAAAAAGAGAGTTGCTGCTTTGAAAAGACTCGAAGAGATTGAACGTATATTAAATGGTGAATAG